A stretch of Gemmatimonadaceae bacterium DNA encodes these proteins:
- a CDS encoding methyl-accepting chemotaxis protein — translation MAMQSVLGRSRVGADRLLGVVLLAHLPVALLLGAIYQAWTSALLVGGPLALGAFALSRARAGAPLTRHLLAVAFMGFSALFIHQSRGLIELHFHVFASLAFLLAYRDWKVPVVAAGVIAVHHVLFHVLQLKGVGVYLLNHSQHGTMIVAVHAAFVVFETAVLVFLARQLEAEATQTQAVFESLDALGEGRTDVVPAGEGVAAALRTVIGAVEALDVHAAELGHAVAERRAMRQTSDRILQGTFGSVAARMTESAALVETLRVQNDATQEGTRRFLAALTPMVRAMRDGDLSRALGTGYGPEYDRTAADMNEAVEGLQSAISKLHASAEQIDGAAGEIAAGSDALARVTSEQAATLEQITASLAELASLGQSTASNVREAQATTHSASQSAQAGVSGMERLLTAMEQTKTAARETAKIVKTIDEIAFQTNLLALNASVEAARAGDAGRGFAVVADEVRALAMRAADAARTTATLIEEAVQRVEGGAAISGEVGVQLGEVARQISSVQAVMQEIGNAASSQQEGLAQIRDAVTSLNGTVQQAAANAEESASAAHELAAQAEAQMGQTGRFVVAPRGGVAKAA, via the coding sequence ATGGCTATGCAGTCTGTCCTCGGTCGGAGCCGCGTTGGCGCCGACCGTCTCCTTGGTGTGGTCCTCCTTGCCCATCTGCCGGTCGCCCTGCTCCTGGGGGCGATCTACCAGGCGTGGACGTCCGCCCTCCTTGTGGGCGGCCCCCTGGCGCTGGGCGCCTTTGCCCTCTCCCGCGCGCGCGCTGGCGCCCCCCTCACGCGCCACCTGCTGGCGGTCGCGTTCATGGGGTTCAGCGCCCTGTTCATTCATCAGTCGCGGGGGCTGATCGAGCTCCACTTCCACGTCTTCGCGTCGCTGGCCTTCCTGCTGGCCTACCGGGATTGGAAGGTGCCGGTCGTCGCGGCCGGGGTGATCGCGGTGCACCATGTGCTCTTCCACGTCCTGCAGCTGAAGGGTGTGGGCGTCTACCTGCTGAACCACAGCCAGCACGGCACGATGATCGTGGCCGTCCACGCGGCGTTCGTCGTGTTCGAGACGGCGGTGCTGGTGTTCCTGGCGCGTCAGCTCGAAGCGGAAGCGACCCAGACGCAGGCGGTGTTCGAATCGCTGGACGCGCTGGGCGAGGGGCGGACGGATGTGGTGCCGGCCGGTGAGGGGGTGGCGGCGGCGCTCCGCACGGTCATCGGGGCGGTTGAAGCGCTCGATGTGCACGCGGCCGAACTCGGGCACGCGGTGGCCGAACGCCGGGCGATGCGCCAGACGAGCGACCGGATCCTGCAGGGCACCTTTGGGTCGGTGGCCGCCCGGATGACCGAAAGCGCGGCGCTGGTCGAAACGCTGCGCGTGCAGAACGACGCCACGCAGGAGGGGACCCGTCGGTTCCTCGCGGCGCTCACGCCGATGGTGCGCGCGATGCGCGACGGCGATCTGTCACGGGCCCTGGGTACCGGGTACGGTCCGGAGTATGATCGCACCGCTGCCGACATGAACGAGGCAGTTGAAGGCCTGCAGAGCGCCATCAGCAAGCTTCATGCGTCCGCCGAGCAGATTGACGGGGCGGCCGGCGAGATCGCGGCCGGGTCGGATGCGCTGGCCCGGGTGACCTCGGAGCAGGCAGCCACGCTGGAGCAGATCACCGCCAGCCTCGCCGAACTCGCGAGCCTGGGGCAGTCCACGGCGTCGAATGTTCGCGAGGCGCAGGCCACCACCCACAGCGCCAGCCAGTCCGCCCAGGCCGGCGTGTCGGGGATGGAGCGGCTGCTGACCGCCATGGAGCAGACGAAGACGGCGGCGCGGGAGACGGCCAAGATCGTGAAGACGATCGACGAGATCGCCTTCCAGACCAACCTGCTGGCGCTCAACGCCAGTGTGGAAGCGGCGCGCGCCGGCGATGCCGGCCGTGGCTTTGCGGTCGTGGCCGACGAGGTCCGGGCGCTCGCGATGCGGGCGGCCGACGCGGCGCGGACCACCGCCACCCTCATTGAAGAGGCCGTGCAGCGTGTCGAAGGGGGCGCCGCCATCTCCGGCGAGGTCGGCGTGCAGCTCGGCGAGGTCGCCCGCCAGATCAGCAGCGTGCAGGCGGTCATGCAGGAGATCGGCAACGCCGCGAGCTCCCAGCAGGAGGGGCTCGCCCAGATCCGCGACGCCGTGACCAGCCTCAACGGCACGGTGCAGCAGGCGGCGGCGAACGCCGAGGAGTCGGCCAGCGCCGCCCACGAACTGGCTGCCCAGGCCGAAGCCCAGATGGGGCAGACCGGGCGGTTTGTGGTGGCGCCGAGGGGAGGGGTGGCGAAAGCCGCGTAA
- a CDS encoding DUF411 domain-containing protein, which translates to MHTPAFGAAQSRRAFLGTAAAFVAGGALARPLLAAAAPLPEVNVYKDAGCGCCKEWVKHLEKNGFTVKSHDTSDMQTVKASFGVPEALGSCHTARVGTYVVEGHVPADLIVKLLTEKPANARGLAAPGMPNKAPGMQQPGPQPPYDVILFEKSGKTRVYATR; encoded by the coding sequence ATGCACACTCCTGCCTTTGGCGCCGCGCAGAGCCGCCGCGCCTTTCTCGGAACGGCCGCGGCCTTCGTGGCCGGTGGCGCCCTGGCCCGCCCGCTGCTTGCGGCGGCGGCCCCCCTGCCGGAGGTCAACGTCTATAAAGATGCCGGCTGTGGCTGTTGCAAGGAGTGGGTGAAACACCTCGAGAAGAACGGCTTCACCGTAAAGTCGCATGACACCTCGGACATGCAGACGGTCAAGGCGTCCTTCGGCGTGCCCGAGGCGCTCGGCTCCTGCCACACGGCACGGGTCGGGACCTACGTCGTCGAAGGACACGTCCCGGCTGATCTCATCGTGAAGCTCCTGACCGAGAAGCCGGCCAACGCCCGCGGCCTGGCCGCGCCGGGGATGCCGAACAAGGCGCCCGGCATGCAGCAGCCCGGGCCGCAGCCGCCCTACGACGTCATTCTCTTCGAGAAATCGGGGAAGACGCGCGTTTACGCGACGCGCTGA
- a CDS encoding GNAT family N-acetyltransferase has protein sequence MLDARADADVEVVHEPPPPAPLTIGGVLVHHAEERDIPAIVTLNNLYAPDGLTLRRSEAFVTAHLQDYQVIRGEDGSILGQVALDEYSPSLVELVSLAVAPDCQGKGLGQVLITAAEHLARERGHDELFAISLAEQLFLKMGYTLTSIEIYPEKIARYRSISRSELSIGRKFCFTKALA, from the coding sequence ATGCTGGACGCCCGCGCCGACGCGGACGTCGAGGTCGTTCACGAACCGCCCCCACCGGCCCCGCTCACCATTGGCGGGGTCTTGGTGCACCACGCCGAGGAGCGCGACATCCCGGCGATCGTCACGCTCAACAACCTGTACGCGCCCGATGGCCTCACGCTGCGGCGGAGCGAGGCGTTCGTGACGGCGCACCTGCAGGACTATCAGGTGATCCGCGGCGAGGACGGGAGCATTCTGGGGCAGGTGGCGCTGGACGAGTACTCGCCCTCGCTGGTCGAGCTCGTCTCGCTGGCGGTCGCACCCGACTGTCAGGGGAAGGGGCTCGGGCAGGTGCTCATCACCGCCGCCGAGCATCTGGCGCGGGAGCGGGGGCACGATGAGCTCTTCGCGATCTCCCTGGCCGAGCAGCTGTTCCTCAAGATGGGGTACACGCTCACCAGCATCGAGATCTACCCCGAGAAGATCGCGCGCTACCGGTCGATCTCGCGCTCCGAGCTGTCGATCGGTCGGAAGTTCTGCTTTACGAAAGCGCTGGCGTAG
- a CDS encoding dipeptidase codes for MLRRVLNRSVLGFGFLVVGGGFTATAGAQKAAQPYRDSSLAARVAHVRKLLRTSPLVDGHNDLPWALREEKETPRDVEAYNLRRQTRGMTDIARLRKGQVGGQFWSVYIPGEIRDSGYARVQLEQIDIAKRIIAKYPDVFMPAFTAADVRKAYAQGKIGSLLGMEGGHAIENSLGALRAYYDLGARYMTLTHNVTLDWADAANDKAVHGGLTPFGKEVVREMNRLGMLVDLSHVSPGVMSAALTTTEAPVIFSHSSSRAITDVPRNVPDSILARLPKNGGVVMVTFVPGFVKQAVADYDKALTAMRDSIAKKFPNDNDAQFKAVAAWRESHPTPMATIADVADHMDHIKQVAGAAHVGMGGDYDGITETVKGLEDVSKYPDLLAELVKRGWTDAEITGVAGGNVLRVLERAEAVSARLKKERPASTKTIQQLDRKITP; via the coding sequence ATGCTGAGGCGGGTGTTGAACCGATCGGTTCTGGGTTTCGGGTTCTTGGTTGTGGGTGGTGGGTTCACCGCGACGGCGGGGGCGCAGAAGGCCGCGCAGCCGTATCGGGACTCTTCTCTTGCCGCGCGCGTGGCGCATGTGCGCAAGCTGCTGCGGACCTCGCCGCTGGTGGACGGACACAACGATCTGCCGTGGGCGTTGCGCGAAGAGAAGGAGACGCCGCGCGATGTGGAGGCGTACAACCTGCGCCGACAGACGCGCGGCATGACCGATATCGCCCGGCTGCGCAAAGGGCAGGTGGGCGGGCAGTTCTGGTCGGTCTACATCCCGGGGGAGATTCGCGACTCGGGATACGCCCGCGTGCAGCTCGAGCAGATCGATATCGCCAAGCGCATCATTGCCAAGTATCCCGACGTCTTCATGCCGGCGTTCACCGCCGCTGACGTGCGCAAGGCGTATGCGCAGGGGAAGATCGGCTCGCTGCTCGGCATGGAAGGCGGCCACGCGATCGAGAATTCGCTGGGCGCGCTGCGCGCGTACTACGATCTCGGCGCGCGCTACATGACGCTCACGCACAACGTGACGCTCGATTGGGCCGACGCCGCGAATGACAAGGCGGTGCACGGCGGGCTCACGCCGTTCGGCAAGGAAGTCGTGCGCGAGATGAACCGGCTGGGCATGCTGGTGGACCTGTCGCACGTGAGCCCGGGGGTGATGAGCGCCGCGCTCACCACCACCGAAGCGCCGGTGATCTTTTCGCACTCGAGCTCGCGCGCCATCACGGATGTGCCGCGCAACGTGCCCGACAGCATTCTCGCCCGCCTGCCCAAGAATGGCGGTGTGGTGATGGTGACGTTCGTGCCCGGCTTCGTGAAGCAGGCGGTCGCCGACTACGACAAGGCACTCACCGCCATGCGCGATTCGATCGCGAAGAAGTTCCCGAACGACAACGATGCGCAGTTCAAGGCGGTGGCGGCGTGGCGCGAGTCGCATCCCACGCCGATGGCCACGATTGCCGATGTGGCCGACCATATGGATCACATCAAGCAGGTCGCGGGCGCCGCACACGTTGGCATGGGTGGCGACTACGATGGCATCACCGAAACCGTGAAGGGGCTCGAGGATGTCTCCAAGTATCCGGATCTGCTCGCCGAGTTGGTGAAGCGCGGCTGGACCGACGCCGAGATCACCGGCGTGGCCGGCGGCAATGTGCTGCGCGTCCTCGAGCGCGCCGAAGCGGTGTCGGCGCGTCTCAAGAAGGAACGGCCGGCGTCCACCAAGACCATTCAGCAGCTCGATCGCAAGATCACGCCGTAA